One window from the genome of Paraneptunicella aestuarii encodes:
- the ftsL gene encoding cell division protein FtsL, whose translation MTPKTQTNFNLVGIIASDLTRHPVRVLLFLMVVASAISVILGTHHNRQLSIAKETLMAERDLLDVEWRNLVLEQSALTEHNRIESRVEKQLGMYRPAPDEEVVVRVK comes from the coding sequence ATGACACCCAAGACTCAAACCAACTTTAATTTAGTTGGTATTATCGCCTCAGATTTGACTCGCCACCCCGTGCGAGTTTTGTTGTTTTTGATGGTTGTAGCAAGTGCGATCTCCGTAATTCTTGGTACACACCATAATCGTCAGCTCTCAATCGCCAAGGAAACCTTGATGGCGGAGCGCGATTTGCTGGATGTGGAATGGCGTAATCTGGTTCTGGAGCAAAGTGCTCTGACTGAACACAACCGCATTGAATCCCGCGTTGAAAAGCAGCTTGGCATGTATCGCCCAGCACCCGATGAAGAAGTTGTGGTGAGGGTGAAGTAA
- the rsmH gene encoding 16S rRNA (cytosine(1402)-N(4))-methyltransferase RsmH encodes MNTGTFTHTSVLLQESIDALHINADGVYVDATFGRGGHSRHILQALSDRGRLIALDRDPQAIEAAKALASDPRFTIFHVPFSHLGHVIEEQGLQGKVDGVLMDLGVSSPQLDDAERGFSFSRDGKLDMRMDTSRGESAADWLAHAEADEITRVIKEYGEEKFGKRIAHAIVTTRDENPIVSTLQLAKLIDEAVPVKDKHKHPATRSFQAIRIHVNNELGEIETGLKAAAEALKSGGRLAVISFHSLEDRIVKRFMREQSQGMKVPHGMPILESEIAASRVLKTIGKAIKPSAKEIEDNIRARSSVLRVAEKL; translated from the coding sequence ATGAACACTGGCACTTTTACCCACACATCTGTGCTACTTCAGGAATCCATTGATGCATTACACATTAATGCAGACGGTGTATATGTTGACGCTACCTTTGGTCGTGGTGGTCATTCCCGCCACATTTTGCAGGCTCTCTCTGACAGGGGACGCCTAATTGCATTGGATCGTGATCCACAAGCCATTGAAGCAGCCAAAGCGCTGGCTTCTGATCCTCGCTTTACGATTTTTCATGTGCCTTTCTCTCACTTAGGCCATGTGATTGAGGAACAAGGGTTACAAGGCAAGGTGGATGGTGTTTTGATGGATTTAGGCGTGTCTTCTCCTCAGTTGGATGATGCCGAGCGAGGCTTTAGTTTTTCTCGTGACGGTAAGCTGGATATGCGCATGGACACCTCTAGAGGTGAAAGCGCTGCTGACTGGCTGGCTCATGCCGAGGCTGACGAAATTACTCGCGTGATCAAAGAATATGGTGAAGAGAAATTTGGCAAGCGTATTGCTCATGCCATTGTGACGACTCGTGATGAGAATCCCATTGTATCCACATTGCAGCTTGCCAAATTAATTGATGAAGCTGTGCCTGTGAAAGACAAGCATAAGCATCCGGCTACACGCAGTTTTCAGGCGATTCGTATTCACGTAAACAATGAATTGGGCGAAATTGAAACGGGCTTGAAAGCTGCTGCTGAGGCATTAAAAAGCGGCGGACGTTTGGCGGTGATCAGTTTCCACTCTTTAGAGGATCGTATTGTTAAACGTTTTATGCGGGAACAAAGCCAAGGCATGAAAGTCCCTCATGGAATGCCTATTTTAGAATCTGAAATTGCCGCATCAAGAGTTTTGAAAACCATTGGCAAGGCGATTAAACCTTCCGCTAAAGAAATCGAGGACAATATTCGGGCTCGGAGCTCGGTGTTGCGGGTGGCAGAAAAGTTATGA
- the mraZ gene encoding division/cell wall cluster transcriptional repressor MraZ, whose amino-acid sequence MFRGANAISLDTKGRVTVPTRYRQLLLDDCQGQLVCTIDIKQPCLLLYPLPEWEEIEQKLSRLSSMNPAERRLQRLLLGYAMEGEMDKNGRFLLSAPLRQHANLGKDIMLVGQLNKFEIWSTEAWNQQVQADIEAEQNANFELTENLQDFSL is encoded by the coding sequence ATGTTCCGCGGCGCTAACGCAATCAGTCTGGACACTAAAGGGCGAGTAACGGTGCCAACGCGCTACCGTCAGCTCTTGCTGGACGATTGTCAGGGACAGCTCGTTTGCACAATTGATATCAAACAGCCATGTTTGCTGCTTTACCCACTCCCTGAATGGGAAGAGATTGAGCAAAAGCTTAGTCGTTTATCCAGCATGAACCCGGCGGAACGCCGTCTACAAAGACTATTGCTTGGATATGCTATGGAAGGTGAAATGGATAAAAATGGTCGTTTTCTACTCTCTGCACCACTGCGTCAACACGCGAATCTTGGCAAAGACATCATGTTAGTCGGACAACTCAACAAGTTTGAGATCTGGTCTACCGAGGCATGGAATCAACAGGTTCAAGCTGACATTGAAGCTGAACAAAACGCCAATTTTGAACTCACCGAGAACCTCCAGGATTTCTCCCTATGA
- the glpK gene encoding glycerol kinase GlpK — protein MNNCILAIDQGTTSSRAIVFGEDSSILFTEQQEFPQHYPADGWVEHNPEDIWQTTLNVCKAVITKAQKTGANIVSIGITNQRETTVVWDRETGKPIYNAIVWQDRRTAKLCDELKQAGHGKDVSTRSGLLLDPYFSATKISWILDNVAGAREQAEQGKLAFGTIDTFLIWRLTGGKVHATDVTNASRTNLYNIHDLAWDETLLQLFNVPSSLLPQVLECADDYGTTDPNVLGVQLPIQGVAGDQQAATIGQCGFHKGDIKSTYGTGCFVLLNTGDEVLQSQNHLLSTIAYQINGTVHYALEGSIFIAGAAVQWLRDGINVIEHAKQTEALAKSLSYDHGVYMVPAFAGMGAPYWEPNARGAIFGLTRGTTEAHLSRAALESVCYQTSDLLQAMAKDGVQAESLNVDGGMVANDWVCQFLADVLDKPVNRPKVMETTALGAAYLAGLKAGIYASTNDLLQHRKLDKHFSPNMPSSQRDELLQGWQSAIQATLTFKH, from the coding sequence ATGAACAACTGCATTCTCGCCATTGACCAGGGCACAACCTCCAGTAGAGCCATCGTATTCGGTGAAGACAGCTCGATACTATTTACCGAGCAGCAAGAATTCCCACAGCATTATCCTGCCGATGGCTGGGTTGAGCACAACCCGGAAGATATCTGGCAAACCACCTTGAATGTCTGTAAAGCCGTAATCACCAAAGCACAAAAAACTGGCGCCAATATTGTTTCTATCGGTATCACCAATCAACGGGAAACCACAGTCGTATGGGACAGAGAAACTGGCAAGCCCATCTATAATGCCATCGTCTGGCAAGACAGACGCACCGCAAAGCTCTGTGATGAACTGAAACAAGCCGGGCATGGTAAAGATGTGAGTACACGCTCTGGGTTGTTGCTGGATCCATATTTCTCTGCCACCAAAATAAGCTGGATACTGGACAACGTCGCCGGCGCTCGTGAACAGGCAGAGCAAGGTAAGCTTGCCTTTGGCACCATAGACACCTTTTTAATCTGGCGCTTAACAGGCGGCAAAGTTCACGCCACCGACGTTACCAATGCCAGCCGCACCAACCTGTACAATATTCATGATTTAGCCTGGGATGAAACATTGCTGCAATTGTTCAATGTGCCCTCCTCTTTGTTGCCGCAAGTATTGGAATGTGCTGATGATTACGGCACTACCGACCCCAATGTATTAGGTGTACAGCTTCCCATTCAAGGCGTCGCGGGCGATCAACAAGCCGCTACCATCGGACAATGCGGTTTCCACAAAGGTGATATAAAGAGTACCTATGGCACGGGATGCTTTGTGTTACTGAACACTGGCGATGAAGTGCTGCAATCACAAAATCACCTGCTTTCAACTATTGCCTACCAAATAAATGGCACCGTTCATTATGCACTGGAAGGTTCTATTTTTATTGCCGGAGCTGCCGTGCAATGGTTACGTGATGGTATTAATGTCATTGAACACGCCAAACAAACCGAAGCGCTCGCCAAATCCCTCAGTTATGACCACGGTGTGTATATGGTGCCAGCTTTTGCTGGAATGGGAGCCCCTTATTGGGAACCAAACGCCAGAGGTGCGATATTCGGTCTAACTCGCGGAACGACGGAAGCGCATTTAAGCCGAGCCGCACTTGAGTCTGTGTGTTATCAAACCAGCGATCTATTACAAGCGATGGCAAAAGACGGTGTGCAAGCCGAGTCATTGAATGTAGACGGTGGCATGGTGGCGAATGACTGGGTATGCCAGTTTCTGGCCGATGTGTTGGATAAACCGGTGAACCGCCCGAAAGTCATGGAAACCACGGCATTAGGTGCGGCGTATTTGGCAGGATTAAAAGCAGGAATTTACGCTTCGACCAACGACCTGTTGCAACATCGTAAACTCGACAAACACTTTAGTCCGAACATGCCATCGTCACAGCGAGATGAATTACTACAAGGTTGGCAATCAGCAATACAAGCAACTTTGACGTTTAAGCATTAA
- a CDS encoding diguanylate cyclase domain-containing protein has protein sequence MGSQLNRPTVLIVDDESINKDMLIHTLQDEFDILTASSGAEALELAEHELPDTILLDILMPDMNGYEVCHELRTNPATKDIPIIFSTSKCSPDDEVRGLNMGAADYVTKPYNMALVKARVRNQVLLKLKTDLLEQMVNIDGLTKIPNRRYFDDTFEQEWRRAIRNQYPISIGMFDIDSFKPYNDNYGHVAGDDCLARVAVALSSQARRAGDFVARYGGEEFVFVWPNCPEKKALDLADRVRKAVMKIALPHEYSSVDSIVTVSGGVASIYPQKDSKRIDLLQEADKNLYRSKKAGKNRVSNSNGEILAE, from the coding sequence GTGGGAAGTCAGTTAAATCGACCAACGGTATTAATTGTTGACGATGAATCTATTAATAAGGACATGTTAATACATACACTTCAGGATGAATTCGACATTCTAACCGCCAGTTCCGGGGCAGAGGCTTTGGAATTGGCGGAGCATGAGCTTCCCGATACCATTTTGCTGGATATACTCATGCCCGATATGAATGGCTACGAAGTGTGTCATGAATTAAGGACGAACCCTGCAACAAAAGACATTCCCATCATCTTTTCTACCAGTAAATGTTCACCAGATGACGAGGTTCGTGGCCTGAATATGGGCGCGGCTGACTATGTGACCAAACCTTATAATATGGCGTTGGTGAAAGCGCGGGTGAGAAATCAGGTTTTGCTCAAGTTGAAGACCGATTTGCTGGAGCAAATGGTTAATATTGATGGTTTAACCAAGATCCCAAACCGACGCTACTTTGATGATACCTTTGAACAAGAGTGGCGCAGAGCTATTCGTAATCAGTACCCCATTTCAATCGGTATGTTTGATATCGATTCCTTTAAACCTTACAACGATAATTACGGTCATGTTGCTGGAGATGATTGCTTGGCGCGAGTGGCTGTTGCCTTGTCTTCTCAAGCGCGAAGAGCTGGGGATTTCGTGGCTCGATATGGCGGCGAAGAGTTTGTCTTTGTGTGGCCTAATTGCCCCGAAAAGAAGGCTCTGGATTTAGCCGACCGGGTTCGAAAAGCCGTAATGAAAATAGCATTGCCTCACGAATATTCATCGGTTGATAGTATCGTGACTGTTAGTGGTGGGGTGGCGAGTATTTACCCGCAAAAGGATTCCAAGCGAATTGATTTATTGCAAGAAGCGGATAAAAACCTGTATCGCTCTAAAAAAGCGGGGAAGAATAGAGTGAGTAATTCCAACGGTGAGATTTTAGCTGAATAA